In the Leishmania panamensis strain MHOM/PA/94/PSC-1 chromosome 30 sequence genome, one interval contains:
- the HMGR gene encoding 3-hydroxy-3-methylglutaryl-CoA reductase, putative (TriTrypDB/GeneDB-style sysID: LpmP.30.3150): protein MRRSILLACSAAKGGNWASMSDAEIMKQVEDKKIAFYGLEQALAPDYDRAIAIRRDIVKKKMCPSSAATHPLERMPYKNYDWGNVVGQSCENILGYVPVPVGLAGPLLLDGKEVGLPMATTEGALVASTHRGARAINLSGGCRTAVLKEGMTRAPVVEVSSFDEAIALVKFCEERFDMLKEAFESTTRFGKLQSIKCAMAGRQVHMRFSAFTGDAMGMNMITKGCDKALRVLQQHIPSMRVLALSGNFCTDKKPSAVNWVEGRGKSVVAEAVIKRCVVEGVLKCTVDSVVSLNVTKNLRGSALAGSIGGFNAHAANIVAALYIATGQDPAQVVESATCMTTIDKVGEDLMISLTMPSIEVGAVGGGTGLSSQSAMLELMGCAGANKEDPGANSRQIARVVAGAVICGELSLMAGLAAGHLLSAHMKLNRKPSSQ from the coding sequence ATGCGTCGCTCTATCCTGCTTGCCTGCTCCGCCGCCAAGGGTGGGAACTGGGCATCCATGTCCGATGCAGAGATCATGAAACAGGTGGAGGATAAGAAGATTGCATTTTACGGTCTTGAACAGGCACTTGCCCCCGACTACGACCGCGCCATCGCCATACGTCGTGATATTGTCAAGAAAAAGATGTGCCCATCCTCTGCTGCCACACATCCGTTGGAGAGGATGCCTTACAAGAACTACGACTGGGGCAACGTTGTGGGCCAGAGCTGCGAAAACATTCTCGGCTATGTTCCAGTACCGGTGGGATTGGCTGGTCCGCTGCTGTTGGATGGAAAGGAGGTGGGACTACCGATGGCGACGACGGAGGGTGCACTGGTCGCGAGTACGCACCGTGGCGCGCGTGCCATCAACCTGAGCGGTGGCTGCCGGACGGCAGTACTGAAGGAAGGCATGACGCGTGCCCCCGTAGTGGAGGTAAGCTCCTTCGACGAGGCCATCGCCTTGGTCAAGTTCTGTGAGGAGCGGTTCGACATGCTAAAGGAGGCCTTCGAGTCGACTACCCGCTTTGGAAAGCTGCAGAGCATCAAGTGTGCCATGGCGGGTCGTCAGGTGCATatgcgcttctctgcctttaCTGGGGATGCGATGGGCATGAACATGATCACGAAGGGCTGCGACAAGGCGCTGCGGgtgttgcagcagcacattcCCTCCATGAGGGTGCTGGCTTTGTCGGGTAACTTTTGCACTGACAAGAAGCCGTCCGCAGTGAACTGGGTGGAGGGACGCGGAAAGTCGGTTGTGGCGGAGGCCGTCATCAAGCGTTGTGTGGTCGAAGGCGTTCTCAAGTGCACCGTTGACAGCGTTGTGTCGCTGAATGTGACAAAGAACCTGCGCGGCTCTGCACTTGCTGGGTCCATCGGCGGTTTCAACGCACATGCCGCCAACATCGTGGCCGCGCTCTACATCGCAACTGGTCAAGACCCCGCGCAGGTAGTGGAGTCCGCAACGTGTATGACGACGATTGACAAGGTGGGTGAGGATCTCATGATCAGCCTGACGATGCCGAGTATCGAGGTTGGCGCCGTTGGCGGTGGCACAGGCCTGTCGTCGCAGAGCGCCATGCTGGAGCTGATGGGGTGCGCGGGAGCTAACAAAGAAGACCCGGGTGCCAATTCCCGCCAGATTGCACGCGTCGTTGCAGGCGCAGTCATTTGCGGGGAGCTGTCCCTCATGGCCGGCCTTGCCGCTGGTCACTTGCTGAGTGCCCACATGAAGCTGAATCGAAAGCCCTCGAGTCAGTAA
- a CDS encoding ribosomal protein S26, putative (TriTrypDB/GeneDB-style sysID: LpmP.30.3160) — protein sequence MTTKRRNHGRSKPPHSRGRVKPVHCFNCGRLTPKDKAVGRFVVRRMLDAASARDVAEASPVYGANFPMPKLYMKQRFCIACAIHSRTVRARPVESRKTRYTKKVPFRPVGKK from the coding sequence ATGACGACCAAGCGCCGCAACCACGGACGTTCGAAGCCCCCGCACAGCCGCGGTCGCGTCAAGCCAGTCCACTGCTTCAACTGCGGTCGTCTGACTCCGAAGGATAAGGCTGTCGGTCGCTTTGTGGTGCGCCGCATGCTGGATGCCGCTTCCGCCCGCGATGTGGCAGAGGCGTCCCCGGTGTACGGTGCGAACTTCCCGATGCCGAAGCTGTACATGAAGCAGCGCTTCTGCATTGCGTGCGCCATCCACAGCCGCACTGTGCGCGCCCGCCCTGTCGAGAGTCGCAAGACACGCTACACGAAGAAGGTGCCGTTCCGCCCCGTCGGCAAGAAGTAA
- a CDS encoding hypothetical protein (TriTrypDB/GeneDB-style sysID: LpmP.30.3170) translates to MSAVDFTCVVNAVLYSFSESAGTYDEYGPVSCALIGSKANDITFKLACYRDNKYICTATVLPSNDAGAHIARDGAYITFRDEKSHYWSLQFAAEDAAIEFCAQVVVAMFGSAGEPTDSILSCDVVKGKENRQIFVGNLVKAFYRAWVVQSNDSSDGLPRLGSLLEKESEDVVKFTAPASHQCVTSTMRGFEGLTVGMKEGGQRLIVVPVRAKRGRGPNVNMCFYVEIVRRKDQQSSLRYQSHRGANEKSQLLLTEGDGGIATGSLAQPLAAYSGFVDGHSATVASGFSKEQFLLVDRLRDQVFTLTEQLRDTRRELDSLCADLKRQERHSGTRSLTSAQIEYSIEHLLAESEAKKNALEDKRAVIGETESRNRELESRLAKFLQTTKILGEEAKAALDDSAGERIELDRQLADTQASIVRLDGEVGDLSRHLHALNNVLRANDVRLKEERVRLSVSVNDHEVNEEKLRTLQENYSEEVARRKLLESKLVSLQEELRRFQDDVQLKESLTQQIRAKTESDSVHYAQLIQQEREQAAIELRQLKQDLIEELASRDRQYGEAKERVAAEAYEQGMAQGVEEGLADAANEGDAIAHDMAVNAQRCKAESAALQVRAQANWAASEADERNFTAQIESLQASLTGALHDINILSTQLEAVQEEHTVKVGGVYQRLSRLIHFCGAAPISQPCLEAMMRAAESGAEFDPFSFQKLEAAKEAQLARDERVAVAAWVRASVYNERTRMPPLRPPFPYATSSKGPLLSPETMGTKVLLSPAVHHRLPVSTEMATSITTATPVLMESTTPVAPGVVEADIPEPSAALPPPLVVPASPPAVAVSQHSEPQDTAAIQKAPQRQRVQFPSTKIRYLSDGGTAGVMTTPTHQQPPSL, encoded by the coding sequence ATGTCGGCAGTGGACTTCACGTGTGTAGTGAATGCAGTTTTATACTCATTTTCCGAGTCTGCTGGGACTTATGACGAGTATGGGCCGGTGAGCTGCGCGCTCATAGGAAGCAAGGCGAACGATATAACTTTCAAGCTTGCTTGTTATCGTGACAACAAATACATCTGTACTGCGACTGTGTTGCCGAGCAATGATGCGGGCGCTCATATTGCTCGTGACGGCGCGTACATCACATTTCGTGATGAGAAAAGCCATTACTGGTCTTTGCAGTTTGCCGCAGAGGATGCCGCCATTGAGTTCTGTGCGCAGGTTGTGGTCGCTATGTTTGGCTCGGCCGGTGAACCGACGGACAGTATTCTTTCCTGTGATGTTGTCAAAGGCAAAGAGAACAGGCAGATCTTTGTCGGCAATCTCGTCAAGGCCTTCTACCGTGCATGGGTGGTGCAGTCTAACGACTCTAGCGACGGACTACCGCGTCTTGGCAGCTTGctcgagaaagagagcgaggatgTTGTTAAGTTCACAGCACCGGCTAGTCATCAATGTGTGACGTCAACTATGCGAGGTTTCGAGGGATTGACGGTCGGTATGAAAGAAGGTGGACAGCGTCTCATTGTGGTCCCTGTCAGGGCAAAGCGCGGGCGCGGCCCGAACGTCAATATGTGCTTTTATGTTGAAATTGTTCGCCGAAAGGATCAGCAATCCTCGTTAAGATACCAGTCTCACAGAGGCGCCAATGAGAAAAGTCAGCTGCTTTTGACAGAGGGTGATGGTGGGATAGCTACAGGCTCGCTGGCGCAGCCTCTTGCCGCTTACTCCGGCTTCGTAGATGGACActcggcgacggtggcaagCGGCTTCAGCAAGGAGCAGTTTTTGCTGGTGGACAGGCTGCGTGATCAGGTGTTTACTCTCAccgagcagctgcgtgacACCCGGCGCGAGCTGGACAGCCTTTGTGCTGACCTGAAACGTCAGGAGCGCCACTCTGGAACACGGAGCTTGACAAGCGCACAAATTGAGTACTCCATTGAGCACCTTCTTGCCGAGAGCGAGGCCAAGAAAAACGCATTGGAAGACAAGAGAGCGGTCATTGGCGAAACAGAGTCACGAAATCGAGAGTTAGAGTCTCGGCTCGCCAAATTTCTTCAGACGACGAAAATTttgggcgaggaggcgaaggcagcTCTTGATGACAGTGCCGGTGAGCGCATTGAGCTAGATCGGCAGCTTGCTGACACACAGGCGAGTATTGTTCGACTCGATGGTGAGGTGGGGGACTTGAGCCGACACCTCCACGCACTCAATAATGTTCTTCGCGCGAATGATGTACGcttgaaggaggagagggtacGCCTGAGCGTCTCTGTCAACGACCACGAGGTTAACGAGGAGAAGCTGCGGACGCTCCAGGAGAACTACAGTGAAGAGGTAGCCAGGCGCAAGCTACTGGAGTCAAAGTTGGTATccctgcaggaggagctgcgccgttTTCAGGACGATGTGCAACTCAAGGAGTCACTGACGCAGCAGATCAGAGCAAAGACGGAGAGCGATAGCGTGCACTACGCTCAACTTATCCAACAGGAGCGAGAGCAGGCGGCGATTGAGTTACGGCAGCTCAAACAGGACCTCATTGAGGAGTTGGCCTCGCGTGATCGGCAGTATggagaagcaaaggagagggtTGCGGCGGAAGCCTACGAGCAAGGCATGGCACagggcgtggaggagggtCTTGCGGACGCTGCCAACGAAGGCGATGCGATTGCGCACGACATGGCGGTGAACGCGCAGCGATGCAAGGCGGAGTCAGCGGCGTTGCAGGTGCGTGCGCAAGCGAACTGGGCTGCGAGCGAGGCAGATGAGCGCAATTTCACCGCTCAGATAGAGTCACTCCAAGCTTCGTTGACAGGAGCTCTTCATGACATCAACATCCTCTCGACCCAGCTTGAAGCGGTGCAAGAGGAGCATACTGTCAAGGTTGGTGGGGTGTATCAGCGTCTTTCTCGCCTCATTCACTTCTGCGGTGCCGCACCAATCAGCCAGCCGTGCCTGGAGGCAATGATGCGGGCTGCTGAGTCTGGGGCAGAGTTTGATCCCTTCAGCTTCCAGAAGCTGGAGGCCGCAaaggaagcgcagctggcgcgAGACGAGCGTGTGGCTGTTGCAGCATGGGTGCGAGCAAGCGTGTACAATGAACGCACTCGCATGCCACCGCTCCGTCCACCGTTCCCCTATGCCACGTCGAGCAAAGGTCCTTTGCTTTCCCCGGAGACAATGGGAACCAAGGTATTACTGAGCCCAGCAGTGCACCATCGCCTGCCTGTTTCGACGGAGATGGCTACCTCGATCACGACAGCAACGCCAGTGCTGATGGAGTCAACAACTCCGGTAGCACCTGGGGTGGTAGAAGCCGACATTCCAGAGCCGTCGGccgcgttgccgccgcctctggtAGTCCCCGCCTCACCcccagcggtggcagtgtcTCAGCACAGTGAGCCTCAGGACACGGCAGCGATCCAAAAGGCGCCACAACGGCAGCGCGTTCAGTTTCCCTCGACGAAAATACGATACTTAAGTgacggcggcacagctgGGGTAATGACGACTCCTACGCATCAGCAGCCACCATCTCTGTAA
- a CDS encoding hypothetical protein (TriTrypDB/GeneDB-style sysID: LpmP.30.3180), protein MRLFDVTRRLRGVGAARWHATYGAKVLKHKDMLTKYGDITVVKDVLTLLEQTESYISKWRLNKWEFRVPPLLCPAEREKVMLQQDMLKAICLNQAEERKQVFGDIQIVAAITGTSPESVREKNRAWLQEEASKLRWRGEVNKARELRDAFLRLEVYGSRDHRLLERLCCIYGMGMQGTFDEAFNNIIIQDLSTGKLSIDETNPFVELQAYIVSRYPQIDLIYDFLGLNVVSGYRPSLRRFLIHCLSKKNNIDNPVSNGRVLLHVSGSKETLFDFGDSENQIVHDDSIYGLPDFMYVRGSDVFLITIAANNHWLRKRQVPHAKQLEGIARRSSFVLGIPLDKVRIRNLLLPPNYVDSNSLRRLMESVLDMSQSSVREAAPWISLYVKELDTLDVDYCELEKTVNEEEWLTL, encoded by the coding sequence ATGCGTCTTTTCGATGTGACACGACGACTGCGAGGCGTCGGTGCAGCGCGGTGGCACGCAACTTATGGAGCAAAGGTACTCAAGCACAAGGATATGCTGACAAAGTATGGGGATATTACAGTGGTGAAAGACGTGCTCACTTTACTAGAGCAGACAGAGTCTTACATTTCGAAGTGGCGCCTGAATAAGTGGGAGTTTCGTGTTCCGCCCCTTCTCTGCCcagcggagagggaaaaggtaATGCTACAACAAGATATGCTGAAAGCAATTTGCCTGAATCAGGCAGAAGAGCGCAAACAGGTTTTCGGTGACATTCAAATAGTGGCAGCTATAACTGGTACTTCGCCCGAGTCTGTGCGGGAGAAAAACCGCGCGTGGCTTCAGGAAGAAGCTTCTAAGCTTcgatggagaggagaggtTAACAAAGCAAGGGAGCTACGAGATGCTTTTCTGCGCCTGGAGGTGTACGGTTCTCGAGATCATCGCTTGCTGGAGAGACTCTGTTGCATTTACGGTATGGGTATGCAAGGCACATTTGATGAGGCGTTCAACAATATCATTATTCAAGACCTGTCGACTGGCAAGCTCTCTATCGATGAAACGAACCCATTTGTCGAGCTGCAAGCGTACATTGTTTCTCGCTATCCACAAATTGACTTAATTTATGATTTTCTAGGCCTCAATGTGGTTTCAGGATACCGACCCTCATTGAGGCGTTTTCTTATTCACTGTTTGTCGAAGAAAAATAACATTGACAACCCCGTTTCTAACGGACGCGTTCTTTTGCATGTGAGCGGGAGTAAAGAGACGTTGTTCGATTTTGGGGATAGTGAGAATCAGATCGTGCACGATGACTCCATCTATGGACTACCCGACTTCATGTATGTCCGAGGGAGTGACGTTTTTTTGATCACTATCGCAGCCAACAATCACTGGCTCCGCAAACGGCAAGTTCCGCACGCAAAGCAGCTCGAAGGAATTGCGAGACGCAGCAGCTTTGTTCTAGGAATTCCTTTGGACAAGGTACGTATCCGCAaccttctcctcccaccAAACTATGTAGACTCGAACTCTCTTCGCCGCCTTATGGAGAGCGTTTTGGATATGTCACAGTCTTCTGTGAGGGAGGCAGCACCGTGGATTTCGTTGTACGTGAAGGAGCTTGACACACTGGACGTTGACTACTGCGAGTTGGAGAAGACAGTCAATGAGGAGGAATGGCTGACACTTTAG
- a CDS encoding hypothetical protein (TriTrypDB/GeneDB-style sysID: LpmP.30.3190), giving the protein MLRRTISKLYRYQEFEMHNEAKYPFNYPREAPNTSVFHQYHLNFWMFWGYGRQELWIDRDNRRYETTWEMFRRLLMWFFPCYFIFPFGLPKFFAANAFGEYGEKPYLDAMMHSPMDNYYIEWGGSTLDAEWLRHIHSKESF; this is encoded by the coding sequence ATGCTTCGCCGAACGATCTCGAAACTGTACCGCTACCAAGAGTTTGAGATGCACAATGAGGCAAAATATCCGTTCAACTACCCACGCGAGGCTCCGAACACGTCTGTTTTTCATCAGTATCATCTGAACTTTTGGATGTTTTGGGGCTATGGGCGTCAGGAACTTTGGATTGACCGTGACAACCGTCGCTACGAAACGACCTGGGAGATGTTTAGACGTCTATTAATGTGGTTTTTTCCGTGCTACTTTATTTTCCCGTTTGGTCTACCCAAATTTTTCGCAGCCAACGCATTTGGTGAATACGGAGAAAAACCATATCTGGACGCGATGATGCACTCGCCAATGGATAATTACTATATTGAGTGGGGCGGTAGCACACTTGATGCGGAGTGGCTGCGCCATATTCACTCCAAGGAGTCCTTTTAA
- a CDS encoding hypothetical protein (TriTrypDB/GeneDB-style sysID: LpmP.30.3200), which produces MFRKSGRCCMKYANLELTTRGEFPHGMKEPGFVKKLDKNIPWYFSTYRSMYHWPIAGEGWSDLNEPEKHHDLHMYYTLAWWKLGEGIFDADDEDR; this is translated from the coding sequence ATGTTTCGGAAGtctggccgctgctgcatgaAATACGCCAACCTGGAGCTCACCACCAGAGGAGAGTTTCCGCACGGAATGAAGGAGCCTGGGTTTGTGAAGAAACTGGACAAGAACATTCCTTGGTACTTTTCGACATACCGCTCAATGTATCACTGGCCTATCGCTGGAGAAGGTTGGAGCGATCTAAACGAACCCGAAAAGCACCACGATCTTCATATGTACTACACACTGGCGTGGTGGAAACTCGGCGAGGGTATTTTCGATGCTGACGATGAGGATCGCTGA
- a CDS encoding glutamyl-tRNA synthetase, putative (TriTrypDB/GeneDB-style sysID: LpmP.30.3210), giving the protein MRRFIPTHMLINIHLKALTLSNTYFTAASHVEENEKLQISNAVKGKVVTRFPPEASGFLHIGHAKAALLNRMLADMYEGKMLFRFDDTNPSKEKEHFEAAIEEDLNTLGVPYDVGPTYSSDYFDLMFAKAEDMIKRGLAYCDQTPREEMQKCRFDGIPTKYRDASVEENMRLWNEMKKGTEEGQITCLRAKISIDDPNKAMRDPVMYRVNLTPHSRHGTKQVAYPTYDFCCPLVDSVEGVTHALRTNEYHDRNAQYYWFCDAMGIRKPTIEDFSRLNMEYSVMSKRKLTKLVDTHVVDGWDDPRLPTVRALVRRGMKIEALRQFVSEQGMSKSVNFMEWSKIWYFNTQILDPTSPRYTVVSNTLKVRCTVEGQKHMEAERKLLHKKNPSMGEKTYYKSDVIFLDAEDVALIKDGDEVTLMDWGNAYVKDIKRPSADALPTEATIILHPEGDVKKTKFKFTWVPESDKSLVFTLNEYDHLLTKKKPDPEEDIDDIIAPTSCYSQKVIGEEALSVVKKGDIVQLERRGYYIVDDDQAERVLIAIPDGRDKVNHLSAKAQYLKTVPKKASAADELAAKRAAKAAKKAAQKAAAKNS; this is encoded by the coding sequence ATGAGAAGATTTATACCTACCCATATGTTGATCAATATCCACTTGAAGGCTCTAACGCTGAGTAACACCTACTTCACAGCAGCTTCCCATGTagaggaaaacgagaagCTCCAGATCTCTAATGCTGTGAAGGGTAAGGTGGTGACTCGCTTCCCTCCAGAGGCTAGCGGGTTCCTGCATATCGGCCACGCGAAGGCTGCGCTTCTTAACCGCATGCTGGCGGATATGTACGAGGGAAAGATGCTCTTTCGTTTCGATGATACGAACCCAtcgaaggaaaaggagcacTTTGAAGCGGCCATCGAGGAGGACCTCAACACTCTGGGTGTGCCGTACGATGTTGGACCAACATATTCATCGGATTATTTTGATCTGATGTTCGCAAAGGCGGAGGACATGATCAAGCGGGGCTTGGCGTACTGTGATCAGACACCGCGGGAGGAGATGCAGAAATGCCGCTTCGACGGTATTCCGACAAAGTACCGTGATGCGTCTGTGGAGGAGAACATGCGCCTGTGGAATGAGATGAAGAAGGGAACCGAGGAAGGCCAGATCACGTGCCTGCGTGCCAAGATTTCTATTGACGACCCCAACAAGGCGATGCGGGACCCTGTCATGTACCGTGTGAATCTCACTCCACACTCTCGTCACGGGACGAAACAGGTGGCATACCCGACTTATGACTTCTGCTGTCCTCTCGTGGACTCGGTCGAGGGTGTAACCCACGCTCTTCGCACGAATGAGTATCATGATCGCAATGCCCAGTACTACTGGTTCTGTGACGCTATGGGAATCCGAAAGCCGACTATTGAAGACTTCTCGCGGCTGAATATGGAGTACTCAGTGATGTCAAAGCGAAAGCTGACGAAACTGGTCGACACACACGTGGTGGACGGGTGGGATGACCCGCGGCTCCCGACGGTGCgcgcgctggtgcgccgcgGTATGAAGATTGAGGCGCTTCGCCAGTTTGTATCGGAGCAAGGCATGTCCAAGAGCGTGAACTTCATGGAGTGGTCGAAGATCTGGTACTTTAATACGCAGATTCTCGACCCCACAAGCCCCCGCTACACGGTTGTGTCGAACACGCTGAAGGTTCGCTGCACTGTGGAGGGGCAGAAGCACATGGAGGCTGAAAGAAAGCTGCTCCACAAGAAGAACCCCAGCATGGGCGAGAAGACGTACTACAAGTCAGATGTTATCTTTCTGGACGCTGAGGACGTGGCGCTCATCaaggacggcgacgaggtgACGCTGATGGACTGGGGCAATGCGTACGTCAAGGACATAAAGCGTCCGAGCGCCGATGCTTTGCCTACTGAGGCCACGATCATTTTACACCCAGAGGGCGATGTCAAGAAGACGAAGTTCAAGTTCACATGGGTGCCCGAGAGCGACAAGTCCTTGGTTTTCACTTTGAACGAATACGATCATCTCTTGACGAAGAAGAAACCGGACCCAGAGGAGGATATTGATGACATCATTGCACCTACCTCCTGCTACTCACAGAAGGTCATTGGCGAAGAGGCGCTTTCGGTTGTGAAGAAGGGTGACATTGTCCAGTTGGAGCGCCGCGGCTACTACATCGTCGACGACGACCAGGCAGAGAGGGTACTAATCGCGATTCCGGATGGCCGTGACAAGGTGAACCACCTTTCCGCCAAGGCGCAGTACCTGAAGACAGTGCCGAAGAAAGCGTCCGCTGCTGACGAGCTGGCGGCTAAGCGCGCAGCCAAGGCAGCGAAGAAGGCAGCGCagaaggcagcggcgaagaACAGCTAG